Proteins co-encoded in one Zootoca vivipara chromosome 3, rZooViv1.1, whole genome shotgun sequence genomic window:
- the TAAR1 gene encoding trace amine-associated receptor 1 produces MQLCCEHINGSCIKSSWSISIRISMYIFMVCVILATLAGNLTVIISISHFKQLHTPTNFLILSMATVDLLLGFLVMPYSMVRSVENCWYFGEFFCKIHTSIDITLSTASIFHLSFISIDRYYAVCDPLRYKAKISTGVVLVMIFVSWVFPATYGFGMVFLKLNMIGAEETFYRRIYCVGGCFVFFNETSGVVASVVSFYIPGFVMLCVYGKIYTIAKRQARSIKATANQIQIRFEHHISHSRERKAAKTLGTVVGVFLICWFPFFFCTATDPFMNYAIPPILVDALVWFGYLNSTFNPIVYAYFYLWFRRALKMIVLGKVFQQDSSRTRLFME; encoded by the coding sequence ATGCAGTTGTGTTGTGAACACATCAATGGCTCCTGCATAAAGAGCAGCTGGTCAATCAGCATTCGTATTTCCATGTATATCTTCATGGTGTGTGTGATCCTGGCTACCCTAGCTGGCAATTTGACTGTGATCATCTCAATATCGCACTTCAAGCAGCTCCACACCCCAACCAATTTCTTAATCCTCTCGATGGCCACAGTGGACCTTCTCCTTGGTTTCCTTGTCATGCCTTATAGCATGGTGAGGTCGGTTGAGAACTGCTGGTATTTTGGAGAATTCTTCTGCAAAATCCACACCAGCATCGATATCACTCTTAGTACAGCCTCCATCTTCCACCTCTCTTTTATCTCCATTGACCGCTACTACGCCGTGTGTGACCCGCTGCGATACAAAGCAAAGATCAGCACAGGGGTCGTATTGGTCATGATCTTTGTAAGTTGGGTCTTCCCTGCTACATATGGCTTTGGGATGGTCTTTTTGAAGTTAAACATGATTGGAGCAGAAGAGACCTTCTATAGGCGCATCTATTGCGTGGGAGGCTGCTTTGTCTTCTTTAATGAAACGTCAGGGGTGGTGGCCTCCGTGGTTTCTTTTTACATCCCTGGATTTGTCATGTTGTGTGTCTATGGGAAGATATACACTATAGCCAAAAGGCAAGCCAGGTCCATTAAGGCTACTGCAAACCAAATACAGATCAGATTTGAGCATCACATTTCACATAGCAGAGAACGAAAAGCAGCCAAGACTTTAGGCACTGTGGTCGGTGTCTTCCTCATCTGctggttcccattctttttctgcaCAGCAACAGACCCCTTTATGAATTATGCGATACCTCCCATTCTCGTTGATGccctggtttggtttggttactTGAACTCCACCTTCAACCCAATTGTTTATGCGTATTTTTACCTGTGGTTTCGAAGGGCCTTGAAGATGATTGTACTGGGGAAGGTTTTTCAGCAGGATTCATCCAGGACTCGGCTCTTTATGGAGTGA
- the LOC118082092 gene encoding pantetheinase: MISFPSPWHVFVYLLLVDPRASALDKYIAAVYEHSVVLAEPTPKPVSSEEALKLMNKNMDVLEEAIKLAATQGAHIIVTPEDGIYGFSFTRETLYPYLENIPDPQVDWIPCTDPKRFGPAPVQQRLSCLARHNSIYLVANMGDKKPCNHTDAKCPSDGHYQYNTNIVMDSNGKLVARYHKFNLFMLERQFDSPPEPELVTFSTPFGKFGLFTCFDILFHDPAVTLVSKLQVDTILFPTAWMNVLPHLTAIEFHSAWAMGMRVNVLASNTHRPSLNMTGSGIYAPGGSQAYHYDAESENGHLLVAELYSHPSLSPTHPAPVNWSSYATTIKPVPEDGDFTGLIFFDEYTFSELAKEAGNLTVCQGALCCHLSYKMREKQENEVYVLGAFDGLHEVEGNYYLQICTLLKCASRDLQTCGQPVTTAHTHFDFLSLSGTFSTNYVFPEVLLSGVQLAAGEFQVLSDGRLVTQSGTSKPVLTVTLWGRWYEKDPPGPQILSGIL; encoded by the exons ATGatttctttcccatccccatGGCATGTTTTTGTTTACCTCCTCCTGGTGGACCCAAGGGCCTCGGCCTTGGACAAATACATTGCAGCAGTATACGAGCACTCAGTCGTACTGGCAGAGCCCACCCCAAAGCCTGTTTCTTCTGAAGAGGCATTAAAACTGATGAACAAGAACATGGACGTCTTGGAAGAGGCCATCAAATTGGCCGCAACGCAG GGTGCACACATCATTGTGACTCCTGAAGATGGCATATATGGTTTCAGCTTCACAAGAGAAACACTTTATCCCTACCTTGAAAATATTCCTGATCCGCAGGTCGACTGGATTCCGTGTACGGACCCAAAAAG ATTTGGACCTGCCCCAGTGCAACAAAGGTTGAGTTGCCTGGCGAGACACAACTCTATCTATCTGGTTGCCAACATGGGAGATAAGAAACCATGTAATCACACAGACGCCAAATGCCCTAGTGATGGTCACTATCAGTACAACACCAATATTGTCATGGACTCGAATGGAAAACTTGTGGCACGTTACCACAAG TTCAATCTTTTTATGTTGGAACGTCAGTTTGATTCCCCTCCAGAGCCTGAATTGGTGACCTTCAGTACTCCCTTTGGGAAATTTGGTCTTTTCACCTGCTTTGATATTCTGTTCCATGACCCTGCGGTGACCCTGGTGAGCAAGCTGCAGGTGGACACCATCCTCTTCCCAACAGCTTGGATGAACGTTCTCCCACATCTGACTGCCATTGAATTCCATTCAGCATGGGCTATGGGCATGCGTGTCAATGTTCTGGCATCTAATACCCATAGGCCTAGCTTGAACATGACAG GCAGTGGCATCTATGCACCGGGTGGATCTCAAGCATATCATTATGATGCAGAATCAGAGAATGGGCATCTTCTGGTTGCAGAGTTGTATTCccatccttctctttctcctaccCATCCTGCCCCTGTTAACTGGAGCTCGTATGCCACAACTATCAAACCGGTCCCCGAAGACGGTGATTTCACAGGATTAATTTTCTTTGATGAATACACTTTCTCTGAACTCGCCAAAGAAGCTGGCAATCTTACCGTCTGCCAGGGAGCACTCTGCTGCCATTTGAGCTACAAAATGagagaaaagcaagaaaatgaaGTTTATGTGCTAGGTGCATTTGACGGCCTTCATGAGGTTGAAGGAAATTACTACTTACAG ATATGTACATTGCTGAAGTGCGCAAGCAGAGACCTACAGACCTGTGGCCAGCCTGTGACAACTGCTCATACCCACTTTGATTTCCTTTCTCTCAGTGGCACATTTAGCACTAACTATGTCTTCCCAGAAGTCCTGCTCAGTGGAGTTCAGTTGGCAGCTGGAGAATTTCAG GTTTTGAGTGATGGGCGGCTGGTTACTCAGAGTGGTACATCGAAGCCAGTCTTAACAGTGACACTTTGGGGCAGGTGGTATGAGAAAGATCCTCCAGGTCCCCAAATACTCAGTGGGATTCTTTGA
- the TAAR2 gene encoding trace amine-associated receptor 2, which produces MVVFLNSSVAAIDCSGFGNGSCLENLRPAGVRGAMYISLSGLIVVTVLGNLAIIVSISHFKQLHSPTNFLILSMAVTDFLLGFLIMPYSMIRSIENCWYFGITFCKVHYSFDLMLCLVSIFHLCSIAVDRFCAICYPLHYSLKMTIPTIRQLIVVCWSVPASFAFGVVFSEAYASGIEGYEIVVACSTSCPVMFNKLWGVVLFSFGFFIPSSVMIGIYAKIFQVSKKHLRVMKSRSENVGDEKHNQVSKSKDRKAAKTLSIVMGVFLLCWLPCFFAILIDPFIGFSTPEVLFDALTWFGYINSTCNPLIYGFFYPWFQKALRYILIGNIFRSPSRTANLFFENQ; this is translated from the coding sequence ATGGTGGTTTTTCTTAACTCATCTGTGGCTGCCATTGATTGCTCTGGCTTTGGAAATGGAAGCTGCCTTGAAAATCTCAGGCCAGCAGGTGTTCGAGGAGCCATGTATATATCCCTGAGTGGACTCATCGTTGTCACCGTCCTTGGGAATTTGGCAATCATCGTTTCCATTTCGCATTTCAAGCAGCTGCACTCCCCAACTAATTTCCTCATCCTTTCCATggcagtcactgacttcctgctCGGCTTCCTCATTATGCCCTACAGCATGATCAGATCCATAGAGAACTGCTGGTACTTTGGGATCACCTTCTGCAAAGTCCACTACAGCTTTGACTTGATGCTCTGCTTGGTCTCCATTTTCCACCTCTGCTCCATTGCTGTCGATCGCTTCTGTGCCATCTGTTACCCTCTTCACTATTCATTGAAAATGACTATCCCTACAATTAGGCAATTGATTGTTGTTTGTTGGTCAGTGCCGGCTTCTTTTGCCTTCGGGGTGGTTTTCTCTGAAGCATACGCCTCTGGCATCGAAGGCTATGAGATTGTAGTTGCATGTTCTACTTCTTGTCCGGTGATGTTTAATAAACTGTGGGGCGTAGTTCTGTTCTCATTTGGCTTCTTCATCCCTAGCTCTGTGATGATAGGGATTTATGCAAAAATCTTTCAAGTGTCCAAAAAGCACCTGAGGGTTATGAAGAGCAGATCTGAAAATGTGGGTGATGAAAAACACAACCAGGTTTCTAAGAGCAAGGACAGGAAAGCAGCTAAGACCTTGAGTATTGTGATGGGGGTTTTCCTCTTGTGTTGGCTTCCATGTTTCTTCGCCATTTTAATTGACCCTTTTATAGGGTTTTCCACTCCTGAAGTATTATTTGACGCCTTAACATGGTTTGGCTACATCAACTCCACATGCAATCCATTAATATATGGGTTTTTTTATCCATGGTTTCAAAAAGCACTTAGGTACATCCTCATAGGAAACATCTTCCGCTCACCATCCCGCACTGCTAACCTGTTCTTTGAAAACCAATAA